The proteins below are encoded in one region of Paenisporosarcina cavernae:
- a CDS encoding biotin/lipoyl-binding carrier protein, which translates to MKQLHSTMAGTVFQVVAAEGEEVTVGQTIIVLESMKMEIPVDAEQAGKIMTIHAQVGDFVNEGDLLVSFE; encoded by the coding sequence ATGAAACAACTACATTCAACAATGGCAGGTACTGTTTTCCAAGTAGTAGCGGCAGAAGGCGAAGAAGTAACAGTAGGTCAAACAATTATCGTTTTGGAGTCTATGAAAATGGAAATACCAGTAGATGCAGAACAAGCAGGTAAAATCATGACAATTCATGCACAAGTGGGAGATTTCGTAAACGAAGGCGATTTACTCGTTTCGTTCGAATAA